One genomic region from Cydia amplana chromosome Z, ilCydAmpl1.1, whole genome shotgun sequence encodes:
- the LOC134661751 gene encoding putative peptidyl-prolyl cis-trans isomerase dodo has product MSQEESLPEGWEARKSRSTGMTYYLNSHTKKSQWEKPEGPAPMEEEEDDGSSPKKVQCSHLLVKHEGSRRPSSWREDNITRSKEEALAILSEYRQKIVNKEVTFEELAKQYSDCSSAKRDGDLGMFKRGQMQKPFEDCAFALKIGQLSQPVETDSGVHIILRTA; this is encoded by the exons ATGTCTCAGGAAGAAAGTCTACCAGAGGGATGGGAAGCTCGCAAGAGCCGGAGCACGG GTATGACATATTACTTGAACTCACACACTAAAAAGTCGCAGTGGGAGAAACCTGAGGGCCCTGCTCCCATGGAAGAGGAAGAGGATGATGGCAGCTCTCCAAAGAAGGTGCAGTGCAGCCACTTGCTGGTGAAGCATGAAGGTAGCCGGCGCCCATCATCATGGCGCGAGGATAACATCACTCGCTCTAAGGAGGAGGCACTAGCCATTCTCTCAG AGTATCGTCAGAAGATTGTCAACAAAGAAGTGACATTTGAAGAGTTGGCCAAACAGTACTCTGATTGCTCATCAGCAAAGCGTGACGGTGATCTGGGCATGTTTAAGAGGGGGCAAATGCAGAAGCCTTTTGAGGATTGCGCCTTCGCCCTGAAGATAGGGCAGCTCAGCCAGCCTGTTGAGACGGATTCAGGAGTCCACATTATTCTCCGAACTGCCTAA